One genomic region from Jilunia laotingensis encodes:
- a CDS encoding SusC/RagA family TonB-linked outer membrane protein: MKKKLMLLLTYLFLGIGLVTAQTQSITGVVISEEDGQPVVGASVLVIGTNFGTTTDVDGKFTLTNVPSSAKTLRISYIGMQAEEVAIKPKLAVTLKSDAQLIDEVMVVAYGTAKKSAFTGSASVVSADEIGKIQTSNATDALKGKVSGVQLSTTSGQPGASNPTIRVRGISSINAGKDPLIILDGVPYDGDMNNISSQDIESMTVLKDAASNALYGARGANGVIMITTKKGNVGAAKVTVDAKWGANSRATQNYNTVSSPAQYYEMYYGALKNYFMDKQQLNESAAHAMVNQNMTSGNDYGLGYNVYTVPVGQNLIGTNGKLNPNATLGRVVDYKGNQYLLTPDDWMDATYRNSLRQEYNVSVSAGNDKGAFYTSFNYLKNDGITTNSDYERLTGRMKADYRVKPWLKVGANMSYTHFESNSLAEDGNSASSGNLFAIASNIAPIYPLYMRDGNGSIMFDTNGIMRYDYGDGQNGGGIRPFLGNSNALSSNILDTNNAEGNEINATGFFEVRFLKDFKFTSTNTVNVNEARYTNVTNPYYGQYATSNGIVTKEHQRIFAYNYQQLLTYQKDFGHHNVDVMVGHEAYRLKHYTLSGNKSNMFSPDNKELAGAVTDGSSNSYTTDYNTEGFFGRAQYNYDEKYFLSASYRRDASSRFHPDHRWGNFWSLGGAWLISKENWFNVDWVNELKVKASYGSQGNDDIGNYRYVSTYNIVNSSGNPAAVPATLGNKNITWETNGNFNAGIEFRVLDNRLSGSVEYFYRKTTDMLFSFSLPPSYGYSSYYKNIGDMRNSGVEAELSGTVIRTKDLQWDLKLNFTHYKNKVTYLPKETKLMEVDGVNGFSSSEYYFGEGIPLYTFRVKKYAGVNENGEALYYINKVAEDKTVTRETTTSYEDASNYLCGTALPDVYGGFGTSFSYKGVDVSIDFAYQIGGQCYDYDYASMMSSPTSNSKGTAFHADLLNAWTPENTASNIPRFQYGDQFTTSSSDRFLTSASYLSLQNINVGYTLPARICRTLGIEKVRFYAVCDNVWLWSKRQGLDPRQSITGQVTASYYAPIRTISGGVTFTF, encoded by the coding sequence ATGAAAAAGAAATTAATGCTGTTATTGACCTACCTTTTTCTAGGGATAGGTCTTGTAACTGCCCAAACACAGAGTATTACAGGTGTTGTAATTTCTGAAGAAGATGGGCAGCCAGTTGTAGGAGCTTCTGTATTGGTGATAGGAACCAATTTTGGTACTACTACTGATGTAGACGGTAAATTTACATTGACCAATGTACCAAGTTCCGCAAAGACTTTGCGGATTTCATACATTGGTATGCAGGCAGAGGAGGTAGCTATTAAACCTAAGTTGGCTGTAACGTTGAAATCTGATGCTCAATTGATCGATGAGGTAATGGTGGTTGCTTATGGTACAGCTAAGAAGTCTGCTTTTACAGGGTCTGCCAGCGTTGTTTCGGCTGATGAAATCGGAAAGATTCAAACTTCAAATGCGACTGATGCTTTGAAAGGTAAGGTTTCAGGGGTACAACTGTCGACTACTTCCGGACAACCCGGTGCTTCCAACCCTACCATTCGCGTTCGTGGTATCAGCTCTATTAATGCCGGTAAAGACCCTCTTATTATTTTGGACGGAGTGCCGTATGATGGCGATATGAACAACATTAGTTCACAAGATATTGAATCGATGACGGTGTTGAAAGATGCCGCTTCTAATGCACTATATGGTGCCCGTGGGGCGAATGGTGTGATTATGATTACCACCAAAAAAGGAAATGTGGGTGCTGCAAAGGTCACTGTCGATGCTAAATGGGGGGCAAATTCACGCGCAACTCAAAATTATAATACGGTAAGTAGTCCGGCACAATATTATGAAATGTATTATGGTGCATTGAAAAACTATTTTATGGACAAGCAGCAACTGAATGAATCGGCTGCTCATGCGATGGTTAATCAGAATATGACTTCCGGGAATGATTATGGTTTAGGATACAATGTATATACAGTTCCTGTCGGACAAAATCTGATTGGTACTAATGGAAAGTTGAATCCAAATGCAACTTTAGGGAGAGTGGTTGATTATAAAGGCAACCAATACTTGTTGACTCCGGATGATTGGATGGATGCTACTTACAGGAACAGTTTACGACAGGAATATAATGTTAGCGTTTCGGCTGGTAATGATAAAGGGGCTTTTTATACTTCATTCAATTATTTAAAAAATGACGGTATTACTACCAATTCTGATTATGAACGTTTGACCGGTCGTATGAAAGCTGATTATCGGGTAAAACCATGGTTGAAGGTAGGTGCTAATATGTCTTATACGCATTTTGAATCGAACTCATTGGCTGAAGATGGTAATTCTGCTTCATCTGGTAACTTGTTTGCGATAGCCAGTAATATTGCCCCGATTTATCCATTGTATATGCGTGATGGCAATGGAAGTATTATGTTCGATACGAATGGAATCATGAGATATGACTATGGTGATGGGCAAAACGGTGGTGGCATTCGTCCTTTCTTGGGTAATTCTAATGCATTGTCAAGTAATATTTTAGATACGAATAATGCAGAAGGAAATGAAATCAATGCAACAGGATTCTTTGAAGTCCGTTTTTTGAAGGATTTCAAATTCACTTCTACGAATACTGTAAATGTCAACGAGGCTCGTTATACAAATGTTACTAACCCTTATTATGGACAGTATGCCACTTCGAACGGTATCGTAACTAAAGAACATCAACGTATATTTGCTTATAACTATCAGCAGCTATTGACTTATCAAAAAGATTTTGGCCATCATAATGTGGATGTTATGGTGGGGCACGAGGCTTATCGTCTAAAACATTATACTTTGTCGGGTAATAAGTCTAATATGTTTTCACCGGACAATAAAGAATTGGCAGGTGCTGTGACCGATGGCTCTTCTAACTCTTATACAACCGATTATAATACTGAAGGCTTCTTTGGACGTGCGCAGTATAATTATGATGAAAAGTATTTCTTATCTGCTTCTTACCGTCGTGATGCATCTTCCCGTTTCCATCCGGATCATCGTTGGGGTAATTTCTGGTCATTGGGAGGTGCTTGGTTGATTTCAAAAGAAAACTGGTTCAATGTGGACTGGGTAAATGAACTTAAAGTCAAGGCTTCTTATGGTTCTCAGGGTAACGATGATATTGGTAATTATCGCTATGTAAGTACCTATAATATTGTAAATTCGTCCGGTAATCCTGCAGCTGTTCCTGCGACATTGGGGAATAAAAATATCACTTGGGAGACAAATGGTAACTTTAATGCAGGTATTGAGTTTAGAGTATTGGATAACCGTCTGAGTGGCTCTGTGGAATACTTCTATCGCAAAACTACAGATATGTTGTTCTCATTCTCATTGCCTCCTTCTTATGGCTATTCATCTTATTATAAAAATATCGGAGATATGCGGAATTCAGGTGTGGAAGCGGAGTTAAGCGGAACCGTTATCAGAACTAAGGATCTGCAATGGGATCTGAAACTGAATTTTACGCATTACAAGAATAAAGTAACTTATTTGCCAAAAGAAACAAAGTTAATGGAAGTGGATGGAGTGAATGGATTCAGTAGCAGTGAATACTATTTTGGTGAAGGAATACCTCTGTATACATTTCGTGTAAAAAAATATGCAGGAGTCAATGAAAATGGAGAAGCATTATATTATATAAATAAAGTGGCTGAGGATAAAACGGTTACTCGTGAGACAACGACCAGTTATGAAGATGCCTCAAATTATCTTTGCGGAACAGCGCTTCCAGATGTATATGGCGGTTTTGGCACATCATTCAGTTATAAAGGAGTGGATGTTTCCATTGACTTTGCATATCAGATCGGTGGCCAGTGTTATGATTATGATTATGCTTCTATGATGTCATCACCGACATCCAATAGCAAAGGTACAGCTTTCCATGCCGATTTGCTGAATGCATGGACTCCTGAAAATACCGCTTCAAATATTCCACGTTTCCAATATGGCGATCAATTTACGACATCATCGTCTGACCGCTTTTTGACAAGTGCTTCTTATTTAAGCTTGCAGAATATTAATGTAGGATATACCTTACCTGCTCGTATTTGTCGTACCCTCGGTATAGAAAAAGTTCGTTTCTATGCAGTTTGTGACAATGTGTGGTTGTGGTCTAAACGTCAGGGGCTGGATCCTCGGCAGAGCATTACTGGACAAGTGACCGCATCTTATTATGCACCTATCCGTACCATTTCAGGTGGTGTTACATTTACATTCTAA
- a CDS encoding site-specific integrase has product MEKISYNLVFNRKKSLNKKGMALVQVEAYLNKKKKYFTTNIYLRPEQWDNRKRKVKKHPNAEALNHMLYEFMSEIEKRELRMWQQGKTISLEALKQSLEPTQEDEKSFLAFFHKEIMNSTLKESTKRNHLSTLELLRKYKKEILFTELTFEFISSFDQYLHNKGYHINTIAKHMKHLKRHINVAINKEYMEIQKYAFRKYKIKNIENRHTYLSPEELINIENLKLGKKHKQLEKTKDAFLFCCYAGLRYSDFVNLTSENIVEIHNETWLIYRTVKTNTEVRLPLYLLFEGKGIYILHKYQKDYHCFFSLRDNSNVNKELLIISKLAGISKRISFHTARHTNATLLIYNGVNITTVQKLLGHTSVKTTQVYANIMDITIVRDLEEHGITIHSSM; this is encoded by the coding sequence ATGGAGAAAATTAGCTACAACTTAGTATTTAACAGAAAAAAAAGTCTGAATAAAAAGGGAATGGCATTAGTACAAGTAGAAGCCTATCTGAATAAAAAGAAAAAGTATTTCACCACCAATATTTATTTGAGGCCGGAACAATGGGATAACAGAAAAAGAAAAGTTAAAAAACACCCTAACGCTGAAGCTCTCAACCATATGCTCTATGAATTCATGTCAGAAATAGAAAAAAGAGAGCTACGTATGTGGCAACAAGGAAAAACAATTTCGTTGGAAGCCCTAAAGCAATCTTTAGAGCCTACACAGGAAGATGAAAAATCCTTTTTAGCGTTTTTCCATAAGGAAATTATGAATTCCACATTAAAAGAGAGTACAAAAAGAAATCATCTTTCTACCTTAGAATTACTTAGAAAATATAAAAAAGAGATTTTATTCACAGAATTGACTTTTGAATTTATTTCTTCATTTGACCAATATCTTCATAATAAAGGATACCATATAAACACTATAGCAAAACATATGAAACATTTAAAACGTCATATAAATGTAGCAATCAATAAAGAATATATGGAAATTCAAAAATATGCATTTAGAAAATACAAAATAAAAAATATAGAAAATAGACATACATATCTATCCCCAGAAGAACTTATCAATATAGAAAACCTGAAGTTGGGAAAAAAACACAAACAGCTTGAAAAAACAAAAGATGCTTTTTTATTTTGTTGTTATGCTGGTCTGCGTTATTCAGACTTTGTTAATCTGACATCTGAGAACATTGTGGAAATACACAATGAAACTTGGTTGATATACAGAACAGTAAAAACAAATACCGAAGTTCGCTTACCTCTCTATTTATTATTTGAAGGAAAAGGAATCTATATTTTACATAAATACCAAAAAGATTATCATTGTTTTTTCAGCTTACGAGACAACTCTAATGTAAACAAAGAATTACTTATCATTTCAAAATTAGCAGGAATAAGTAAGCGGATTTCATTTCATACGGCAAGACATACTAATGCTACGTTATTAATATATAATGGGGTAAATATTACCACTGTACAGAAATTATTAGGACATACAAGTGTGAAAACCACTCAGGTTTACGCAAACATCATGGACATTACCATCGTACGTGACCTTGAAGAGCATGGCATTACCATTCATTCATCAATGTAA
- a CDS encoding MarC family protein encodes METLLPFALLCFTSFFTLTNPLGTMPVFLTMTHGMTDKERQAIVRRATFVSFITLMVFVFAGQFLFMFFGISTNGFRIAGGVIIFKIGFDMLQARYTNVKLKDEEIKTYADDISITPLAIPMLCGPGAIANAIVLMQDAHNIEMKGVLIGMIALIYFITFLILRASTKLVKILGETGNNVMMRLMGLILMVIAVECFVSGLKPILVGILKEGLSAL; translated from the coding sequence ATGGAAACTTTATTGCCCTTCGCTCTGCTTTGTTTTACTTCCTTTTTTACATTGACGAATCCATTAGGCACCATGCCTGTTTTCCTTACAATGACTCATGGTATGACTGATAAAGAGCGTCAGGCTATTGTGCGTCGTGCAACGTTTGTGTCTTTCATTACATTAATGGTTTTTGTCTTCGCTGGTCAATTCTTATTTATGTTTTTTGGTATATCGACCAATGGCTTTCGTATTGCCGGTGGAGTGATTATTTTTAAAATAGGTTTTGATATGCTTCAGGCGCGTTATACAAATGTAAAACTGAAAGATGAGGAGATAAAAACTTATGCTGATGATATTTCAATTACACCTTTAGCTATTCCTATGCTATGTGGCCCTGGGGCAATTGCTAATGCTATTGTGTTGATGCAAGACGCTCATAACATTGAGATGAAAGGTGTACTGATTGGCATGATTGCTCTGATCTATTTTATAACGTTTCTTATTCTGCGTGCTTCTACCAAATTGGTTAAAATCTTAGGAGAGACAGGGAACAATGTAATGATGCGTTTGATGGGGCTTATCTTAATGGTAATAGCCGTAGAGTGTTTTGTCAGCGGATTGAAGCCCATATTGGTGGGCATACTAAAAGAAGGACTCTCTGCTTTGTAG